One Manduca sexta isolate Smith_Timp_Sample1 chromosome 26, JHU_Msex_v1.0, whole genome shotgun sequence genomic region harbors:
- the LOC115441119 gene encoding GTP-binding protein Di-Ras2 has product MPEQSNDYRVVVFGAGGVGKSSLVLRFVKGTFRESYIPTIEDTYRQVISSNKTICTLQITDTTGSHQFPAMQRLSISKGHAFILVYSVSSRQSLEELKPIWQTIKEIKGVELPNIPVMLAGNKCDESPEIREVSVSEGQAQAQAWGVSFMETSAKTNHNVTQLFQELLNMEKNRNVSLQVDGKGKKKKDKTVKDGGEASASGREKCLIM; this is encoded by the exons atgcCGGAACAAAGTAATGATTATCGTGTTGTAGTATTTGGTGCTGGTGGTGTGGGTAAAAGTTCCCTTGTACTACGATTTGTTAAAGGAACGTTTAGAGAATCTTACATACCTACGATAGAAGATACATACAGACAG GTGATAAGCAGTAACAAAACAATATGTACCCTGCAAATAACTGATACAACTGGTTCACACCAGTTTCCTGCAATGCAGAGATTATCTATAAGCAAG GGACATGCATTTATATTGGTTTATTCTGTAAGCAGTCGACAATCATTAGAAGAATTAAAGCCAATATGGCagacaataaaagaaataaagggTGTGGAACTCCCAAATATACCTGTTATGCTAGCAGGTAACAAATGTGATGAGAGCCCCGAGATAAGAGAAGTGTCTGTGTCAGAAGGCCAAGCACAGGCTCAAGCCTGGGGTGTATCATTTATGGAGACTTCAGCGAAAACAAATCACAATGTTACTCAACTATTCcag GAGCTACTCAACATGGAGAAGAACAGAAATGTCTCACTTCAAGTAGATGGAAAAggcaagaaaaaaaaagataaaactgTCAAGGATGGTGGAGAAGCATCAGCTAGTGGGAGAGAGAAATGCCTCataatgtaa